The following are encoded together in the Oreochromis aureus strain Israel breed Guangdong linkage group 18, ZZ_aureus, whole genome shotgun sequence genome:
- the eif4a2 gene encoding eukaryotic initiation factor 4A-II, translating to MSSDSADYNSSRDRDHGGPDGMEPDGVIESNWNEITDNFDDMNLKETLLRGIYAYGFEKPSAIQQRAIIPCIKGYDVIAQAQSGTGKTATFAISILQQLDIEQKETQALVLAPTRELAQQIQKVILALGDYMGATCHACIGGTNLRSEIQKLQAEAPHIVVGTPGRVYDMLNRKHLSPKWIKMFVLDEADEMLSRGFKDQIYEIFQKLSTNIQVVLLSATMPADVLEVTKKFMRDPVRILVKKEELTLEGIKQFYINVEREEWKLDTLCDLYETLTITQAVIFLNTRRKVDWLTEKMHARDFTVSALHGDMDQKERDVIMREFRSGSSRVLITTDLLARGIDVQQVSLVINYDLPTNRENYIHRIGRGGRFGRKGVAINFVTEEDKRILRDIETFYNTTVEEMPMNVADLI from the exons ATGTCTAGCGATTCTGCTGATTACAACAG CTCAAGAGATAGAGACCATGGGGGGCCAGATGGAATGGAGCCTGATGGTGTCATTGAG AGCAACTGGAATGAGATTACGGACAACTTTGATGATATGAACCTGAAGGAGACTCTTCTCAGGGGCATATACGCATATGGTTTTGAAAAACCATCTGCCATTCAACAGAGGGCCATCATCCCTTGCATCAAAG GCTATGATGTCATTGCTCAAGCCCAGTCTGGAACTGGCAAGACAGCCACATTTGCCATCTCTATCTTGCAGCAGTTGGATATTGAGCAGAAGGAGACTCAGGCTCTGGTTTTGGCTCCCACTAGAGAGCTGGCTCAGCAG ATCCAGAAGGTAATTCTGGCTTTGGGTGACTACATGGGGGCAACCTGCCATGCCTGCATTGGAGGGACCAATCTCCGTAGTGAAATACAGAAGCTCCAGGCCGAGGCCCCTCACATAGTGGTGGGCACACCCGGACGTGTGTACGACATGCTGAACAGGAAACACCTGT CTCCAAAATGGATCAAGATGTTTGTTCTGGATGAAGCCGATGAGATGTTGAGTCGCGGGTTCAAGGATCAGATCTATGAGATCTTCCAGAAACTGAGCACAAACATTCAA GTGGTCCTGCTCTCAGCCACCATGCCAGCAGATGTGTTGGAGGTGACTAAGAAGTTCATGCGAGATCCTGTTCGCATCTTGGTGAAGAAAGAAGAGCTTACCCTTGAGGGTATCAAGCAGTTCTACATTAATGTGGAGCGAGAG GAGTGGAAGCTGGACACTCTCTGTGATCTGTATGAGACTCTGACCATCACACAGGCTGTGATCTTCCTCAACACCAGGAGAAAAGTCGACTGGTTGACTGAAAAGATGCATGCTAGAGACTTCACCGTCTCTGCTCTG catggTGACATGGACCAGAAGGAGCGTGACGTGATTATGAGGGAGTTTAGGTCTGGCTCAAGCAGAGTATTGATCACTACTGATCTTCTG GCTCGTGGAATTGATGTGCAGCAGGTTTCCCTGGTCATTAACTATGACCTTCCCACAAACCGTGAGAACTACATTCATAG AATTGGTCGCGGTGGCCGTTTTGGCAGAAAAGGAGTTGCTATCAACTTTGTGACTGAGGAGGACAAGAGGATTCTTCGGGACATCGAGACATTTTACAATACAACCGTGGAGGAGATGCCTATGAATGTGGCCGACCTGATTTGA